The sequence below is a genomic window from Salvelinus namaycush isolate Seneca chromosome 2, SaNama_1.0, whole genome shotgun sequence.
TCAGCTGTCCTCCTTACTCTCCTGTTACATATTCTCTAAAGAAATGGAACCAAAAGAAGCAACCAAAGCAGAACATGTAGTCCCTCCTCGTAACATGGGTTTTATTTCATAGGAATTGCAACAGAAATCTAGAATCTAAGATTTCCTTATTCTTTTACAGAATCCTGCAGGTACTTGGCTCTCGGGTTGGGCTAGATCTCTtggctgtacttcctcagtgatAATTTCACATTTCGACACGTTAGCTCAGTGAAAAAAAACAACTAATGATTTGCTTTCAAGGACATTGAGGACCTCAACATGTAGCTACTTATGAAGAGACTGGCATAAGACATCTCAGGACAACATCCCAGAAACACTGAGCACCAATGTCAGAGGAGCACTGTGACAGGAGCACAGGTCACGTGACATATCAGGCATAGCAGGAAGTAATCGCTGAATTCTTATCGTACCACTCTGTACAGTCAGCTGTACagttttacatttcagtcatttagcagacgctcttaggGTTAAGCGCCTTGCCCAGAGGCACATTGACCGATTTTTCAACGACTCGacaggcccaacgctcttaaccacaaGGCTGCCTGCCACACAGTTCTGACCCCACTGTTTCCTACCACGCGTTCGTGATCAGATGCACCATACCCACACTCCGTCACACTCCATACCCTCTCACCCACCTAGGAGCCCTTCCATAGCCTGGGTAGACTCATCACCAAGGGCACCATTGGACACTGCACCCTTCAGAAATGACCGGTACCCAGCTCATGAACGATCCCACCACAAACTCTCCGTTCAGCTCTCCCAGCTCCAACTCCATTCAGCTCCATTCAGCTGCCATGACATCCCCAGTTCCCCCTTTTTCCCGGGCCACCTCAGTCCCCTCGCCTCAACTGCCTCCGGCCCTGTGGCCCCCACTGGACTTTGCCTTAGGAGCGTTGTCGTGCTGCGGGGCCTGTGTGTTCACTAACCCCCTGGAGGTGGTAAAGACACGGCTGCAGCTGCAGGGAGAGCTGCGGGCGCGGGGGTCCTACCGGCAGCACTACCGCGGGGTGCTGCAGGCCCTGTGGGTGGTGGGGAGGACGGACGGGCTCCGCGGGCTGCAGAAGGGGCTCTCGGCTGGGCTGATGTACCAGGGTCTGATGAACGGCGTGAGGCTGGGCTTCTACTCCTACTGTGACACCGTGGGGGTCACTGCAGCCCCTGGAGGGAGTCTGATGTCAGGGGCCGTGGCCGGGGCTCTGGGGGCCTTCATCGCCTCTCCTGCCTATCTGGTGAGTAGCATACATCTTTGTTGTATTGTTGTCGCTCTCATAGTGCATAGCTTTGGATGAGGTAAGGAGATATGGAGGGTACTTAGGGTGTCATATTGCCATGTACAGACCTACAacaaaaatatgttgttctgcccctgaacaaggccgttaacccactgttcctaggctgtcattgtaaataagaatttgttcttaactgacttgcctagttaaataaaggttaaaaaggtttattatttattattggtTTAAGGCAACTTTCCTAAAATAATAATTGTCCACCTCACGGTTCAGCTCTCAGAGATTTGAGTACTAAATGTATCAGGGTATTGCatgcataggcctataggcttaggtgtccactgtactcattcaaggtttttttatttttttattactattttctacattgtagaataatagtgaagacatcaaaacaatgaaatagcacaaatggaatcatgtagtaatcaaaaagcgttcaactcatcccaaaccatctcaattgagttgaggtcgggtgattgtggaggccaggtcatctgatgcagcagtccatcactatacttcttggtcaaatagcccttacacagcctggaggtgtgttgggtaattgtcctgttgaaaaacaaatgatagtcccactgagcccaaaacagatgggatggcgtatcgctgcagaatgctgtggtagccatgctggttaagtgcgccttgaattctaaataaatcactgaacatgtcaacagcaaagcacccccacaccattatacctcctcctccatgcttcaaggtgggaaccacacatgcggatatCATCCGATCACCTAcgctgcgtctcacaaagacacagcgattggaaacaaaaatctcaaatttgaactcatcagagcaaaggacagatttccaccggtctaatgtccattattcatgtttcttggtccaagcaagtctcttcttattattggtgtcctttagtaggggtttctttgcagaaattcaaccatgaaggcctaattcacgcagtctcctctgaacatgtgtgttacttgaactctgaagcatttatttgggctgtaatttctgaagctggtaactctaatgaacttatcctctgcagaggtaactctgggtcttcctttcctgtggcggtcctcgtgagtgccagtttcatcatagtgcttgatggtttttgcaactgcacttgaagcaactttcaaagttcttgacatttttcagattgacagaccttcatgtcttaaagtaatgatggactgtcgtgtctctttgtttatttgagctgttcttaccataatatggacttggtcttttaccaaatagggctatcttttttataccacccctactgtggttcttcctttaaaagatATGAGCTTATGCCACGACcgtttgtggtagatggtggcagattgtggtaaattgcatcattctggcaacaatggctgacacttaaataataatgccatagaattctgcggcaccccGCAGGATGTGCTGCAGTACgccgcaacttttaaaggaagaaccttgtcacacaacaactgattggctcaaacgcattaagaaggaaagaaattccacaaattaacttttaacaaggcacacctgttcattgaaatgcattccaggtgactacctcatgaagctggttgagagaatgccaagagtgtgcaaagctgtcatcaaggcaaagggtggctactttgaagaatctcaaatataaaatatattttgatttgtttaacacttttatggttgctacatgattccatatgtgttatttcatagttttgatgtcttcactattattttacaatgtagaaaatagtacaaataaagaggaagcctggaatgagtaggtgtgtccaaaattttgactggtactgtatatatataaataaaggaAGATAAACTTAGTCCTAACCCCAGAAAGAGAGTGAAATGCCGGTGGCATGCTATGACATGCATTTCTTTATGTCAGGTGGCTACATCTATATCTGCTATACAGATATAGATGTACAGAAGGAGTGTAATTGGTAAATTTCCAATCTGAATATTTTGTATAAAGATAAGTGTTATATTGTTAGATTGTAGGAGTAACTCTGGCAGGCCTGAAACATtcttcctcacctcaagttcaactgtcAGAGTCAGTTGGAGCGCCGTGGCGCACTGCCTTCATATCATAAGCCCGCAGTAGCTAATGCTTAATAATAGCCACACCATACCAAACCTTCACAAACGTTTCTTAACTTTATTACAGTAATATCAAAAGCAAGTCAAGCCATTAGGGACAATATGAACAGAAGAGCAAATGTAAACCAGAGAAAAACGCATTTCCCTccccaaagaaaaaaaaaaaagtgtagatCTGTCCGTAAGTGTGACAGTGTTTGTTTGTATCATTCATTTATTGTGTGTGCAGGTAGGAATATTGCCCCAGCCATTTTCCCTGTTATGAGAACTTGACGTGTTTGTGTTGGTACTATAAATACAAATCTGTTGTGTTTCTACTTTGCGAAGGGCAGTGACTTCTACAGTGGCTGTGTATTTCCCCATGAGTTAAGGCAGTTGTATAACTTGTGTACCCCAAGGTGGCTCTCATATACTCCGGCTGCTGTTGTTGTCTAGGCTGCATCTGTTGCTCAATGTACCTCAATGTCGCCATCTGACCTCAGCAGCATCGTGGAAACACTATATAATCTGCATGGTGATATGTTTGTGAGAATCTGGGTCACTAAATATACCCGGCACGTACCTACTTCCAACCACTACCCAAAATACTCCCCAGCACTCCCTCCTATGCTTTTTGGCAGTATATGAagtaaagagagagcgagagagattaaaagagaaagagatgggaggCTATTTTTGGTTGCACCCGGTGTGTGAGAAGAAGCAGGGAGGGGTCCGACTCGGGTGTCTGTGCATGTGTACTGTGAGAGCCCAACTCAGGTTTCTAGACCCAGTCAGTGTGCAGTGTCATCTCAGTAAGCTGAATAATGGtcgttcagagagagagaaggagagatgtgaaATGGAGGTCATGGGCATCCTGAAgggatgtgtgtgcatgtgtgtgcagaGTGCTCAAAAAACATGCACATGTTACATAACTCATACCAGGTGTACCCACTGAACAGTGTGTCTCTATTTAGTGATGGGGTTGTGCCTCTGTTATTATGGGGAGGCGTAATGCAACGTTTCTCTTTGCAATGGTGTGTATGTAAAATGGGTATACAACagcggaggctggtgggaggagctattggAGGACGGGCTCACTgttatggctggaatggaatgaatgggacggagtcaaacatgtggtttccatatgtttgatgtgtttgatgccgttccatgTATTCCATTCCAGCTCTCTTCCAATGAGCCTGTCcccctatagctcctcccatcagCCGCCTCTGGTATAAAATACATTGCAGCAAGTGTCTTATGTTTCCTCCACAGGTGAAGACACATCTGCAGGCCCAGACAGTCGAGGCCATCGCAGTGGGTCACCAGCACAACCATCAGGTGAGGAgtgtgtgcgcatgtgcgtgAAACAGTTGGACCCAGTATTCTCTAGTTGTCCGGGCTCTACACCAGTCCTTCATGTTGTATCAATGTGTCACTTTCTTTCCAATCCCACTCTATCATTTTGGCTCacatccctctctcactcccctaCTTCCTCAGCCCACCCCCAGCATAACTAACCATATCCGTGTGAACCCTAGTAACACGTTTCACAACCACCAGCCAATCAGTAACATGCAAACAGAGGCGTGGAGTGGTGTCAACGAAACAACAACACACGACCTTTGTGACTGATACTGTAATCACCAAGATAAAGACAAGCACAGGGATTTCTTTTTAAAACCCTGTTAAGGGATGTAGTGTGGCCCTTTTGAGCTCAATTTGTCAAGGCACTGTTCATTTGcatggctacccaaactccttgcttCCGGCCAAACGCTACGCCACGCCCATGGACGTTAGTTTCTTCGCCGctatgagtctggatctgagcaCCTCCCCGATTATTTCTAGAACGCAAATGCATTTTAACCGTTCTGATTTGTCCCAGAAactgatgggttgggccagagccaggaCCCTTGTGGAGAAAGCGTCTTCTTAAAAATTCTTAATTgtctttgatactctgattggttagagatgatcccagcgctgatgactttgttttgtacaacacccctcattttgaTGTCGCCACAAACGACTTCACCGttggcagtctcagactgaagtacAGTACGTAGTGAACAAACTCCAGCGGAATAATTCAGTGTTGGTCATCAGGCAAACTGTTCACACCCTTACAATAAAGATCAAAGCCAATATATAGATctaaggtacagttgaagtcggaagtttacatacaccttagccaaacacatttaaactccgtttttcacaattcctgacattttatccgagtaaaaattccctgtcttaggtcagttaggatcaccactttatttgaagaatgtgaaatgtcggaataatagtagagtgattatAGTGAtttagtgatttatttcagcttttatttcttccatcacattcccagtgggtcataaggttacatacactcaattagtatttggtagcattgcctttaaattgtttaacttgggccaaacgtTGCGAgtagccatccacaagcttcccacaataagttgggtgaattctggcccattcctcctaacagagctggtgtaactgtcaggtttgtaggcctccttgctcgcacacactttttcagttctgccaacaaattttctataggattgaggtcagggctttgtgatggccactccaataccttgactttgttgttcttaagccattttgccacaactttggaagtatgcttggggtcattgtccatttggaagacccatttgtgaccaagctttaacttcctgactgatgtcttgagatgttgcttcaatatatccacataattttccaccctcatgatgccatctattttgtgaagtgccctcctgcagcaaagcaccccacaacatgatgcttccaacccgtgcttcacagttgggatggtgttcttcggcttgcaagcatccctctttttcctccaaacataacaatggtcattatgaccaaacagttctatttttgtttcatcagaccagaggacatttctccaaaaagtacgatctttgttcccatgtgcagttgcaaaccgtagtctggctttatgccggttatggagcagtggctgagcggcctttcaggttatgtcgatataggacttgttttactgtggatatagatacttttgtacctgtttcctccagcatcttcataaggtcctttgctgttgttctgggattgatttgcactttttgcaccaaagtacgttcatctctaggagacagaatgcgtctccttcctgagcggtatgatggctgcgtggtcccatggtgtttatacttgtgtactattgtttgtacagatgaacgtagtaccttcaggcatttggaaattgctcccaaggatgaaccagacttgtggaggtctacaatcttttttctgaggtcttggctgatttcttttgattttcccatgatgtcaagcaaataggcactgagtttgaaggtaggccttgaaatacatccacaggtacacttccaattgactcaaattatgtcaattagcctatcataagcttctgaagccatgacatcattttctggaattttccaagctgtttaaaggcacagtcaacttagtatatgtaacttctgacccactggaattatgatacagtgaattacaagtgaaataatctgtctgtaaacaattttttgaaaaattacttgcgtcatgcacaaagtagatgtcctaactgacttgccaaaactatagtttgttaacaagaaatttgtcgagtggttgaaaaacgagttttaatgatgccaacctaagtgtatgtaaacttccgacttcaactgtatgtaggttTGCTATTGTAAAGCTGTCACAATATCCCTTTGTGTTCCATAGGCTGAAGCTGTCCAATACCCTGACACACTGCCATTTGTGGGCAAAGTATCCACAAGTGATGTCAGCGCAGAGTTGATAACTTAATAGTAAAAAAATGTCCATACTTCAGGGAGGGATTTCGATAAGAAAACATTTTCACATTCAACAGCGAGAAGCACTATAtatggtagtagcagtagtttaTTTTAAAGGGACCATGTGCAATTAAAGATTTCAGACAGTGAAATATGATGTTCGCACCAGAGTTAGCTAAGCACAGATAATTTCCGTCTGCAGTCCCTAACTAAACATAACTGAATACATAAACATAGCTAAATGCACATCAGTCATACAGTAGTATAGTAGGATAACAGATTAAAAGAAATACAGGAAACATAAAATACAACAAATTCAGGAGACTTGAGTGCATTAAGAATTAGTCAATGTGTGCAGGATTGATGCGCCTTGATCCATGATTTGACCTGCACGGAGAAGGATTTAAAGTCACTAGTGTTTCTTAAAGTAGAGGGGATGGAATTCTGTTTCCTGATGCCGGAGGTGGAGAACGCTGACTGCCCAAAGGTGTTTTCTTTTAGGAATGACACAGACTCCTCTTGTGGATGTCCGGGTGATTCTGCTGTTTTGTTCAGAGCTTAATATGCCAAAATCTTTCAGAGGTGGGGGTGCAACATTGTTGATAATCTTACAAACTAGACAAACACctgagaaaaaacatgttgtcGAAATGGAACAGATTGTACTTGGGGAGAATATTGCAGTGATGGTAAGGACGTGATTTCCTGTCCAGGATCTTCAGTGCTTGTTTATATAGAGATCGAAGGGGTTTCAGTTATGTTTCATTGGCTTGAGACCAGCTGATGATACAATAAGACAGGTGGGAGAAGATCATTGCATGTAAATACATTTTGGTACCTGATGTATCGAAAATTTGAACGACTATCTGATTTTGCTGGACATCTTAATGTTTTTTCCAAGTTCAAAGTATAATGCCCAGATATTTAAACTAGGTGACTGTTTACATTTTTTGTCCTTGAATAAGTATGTCCGAGTAAGCCTGTTTGTTTAGTTTTGTGAAGAAGTACATGGCTACCGTTTTTCCCACAttgagggtgagacaggagaggttGAGCCATTCAGCTACTTTTTACAATGATACTGCTTGCCACTTCATCAGCATAGAAATGAGTATAAAGAACTGTATCATCCACG
It includes:
- the slc25a34 gene encoding solute carrier family 25 member 34, which translates into the protein MTGTQLMNDPTTNSPFSSPSSNSIQLHSAAMTSPVPPFSRATSVPSPQLPPALWPPLDFALGALSCCGACVFTNPLEVVKTRLQLQGELRARGSYRQHYRGVLQALWVVGRTDGLRGLQKGLSAGLMYQGLMNGVRLGFYSYCDTVGVTAAPGGSLMSGAVAGALGAFIASPAYLVKTHLQAQTVEAIAVGHQHNHQGVSSAFANIYRREGVVGLWRGVNGAVPRVMVGSAAQLATFSSAKEWVARLQWYSPNSWLVALTAACISGVAVTITMTPFDVISTRLYNQPVDERHRGRLYLGFSDCLVKVCRTEGLLGLYKGMGPVFFRLCPHTVLSMLFWDLMRQQAFQDIQKQS